In a single window of the Deinococcus aerophilus genome:
- a CDS encoding bifunctional 5,10-methylenetetrahydrofolate dehydrogenase/5,10-methenyltetrahydrofolate cyclohydrolase — protein sequence MSDAHPSAGSPLLGKPLADGVLQGVREALTQWSGMEPPFRPHLVSVLASDDDASRVYVDSKARRARRLGVDFSVRDLGATTSQEQLEAALRELSQDEAVHGVVLELPLAAGLDADAALLCVAPRKDVEGLTPANLALIAAGRETEALLPPTPRSVRFLLRRALGDDLRGRRVAVIGPGRTVGRPLTFMLNNRGVTVTLCNEHTRDLTGALAPQDAVVVAVGHTGLLHAGHLQAHHVVIDAGINVQADGTVVGDAQAGLPVRAQTPVPGGVGPLTSALMYQNLVRAVKLQRGEAVE from the coding sequence ATGTCCGACGCCCACCCCTCCGCCGGTTCGCCGCTGCTGGGCAAACCCCTGGCCGACGGGGTGCTTCAGGGGGTGCGCGAAGCGCTCACACAGTGGAGCGGCATGGAGCCTCCCTTCCGGCCCCATCTCGTCAGCGTGCTGGCCTCCGACGACGACGCCTCCCGGGTCTACGTGGACAGCAAGGCGCGGCGGGCGCGGCGGCTGGGCGTGGACTTCAGCGTGCGGGACCTGGGGGCCACCACCTCGCAGGAACAGCTGGAAGCGGCCCTGCGGGAACTCTCACAGGACGAGGCGGTACACGGCGTCGTGCTGGAGCTGCCGCTGGCCGCCGGCCTGGACGCAGACGCGGCGCTGCTGTGCGTGGCCCCGCGCAAGGACGTCGAGGGGCTGACGCCCGCCAACCTTGCCCTGATCGCCGCAGGCCGGGAGACCGAGGCCCTGCTGCCCCCCACGCCACGCAGCGTGCGCTTTCTGCTGCGGCGCGCGCTGGGCGACGACCTGCGTGGCCGGCGGGTGGCGGTGATCGGACCGGGCCGCACGGTGGGCCGCCCGCTGACCTTCATGCTGAACAACCGGGGCGTGACCGTCACGCTGTGCAACGAACATACCCGTGACCTGACCGGGGCCCTTGCCCCCCAGGACGCCGTGGTGGTCGCCGTGGGCCACACCGGACTGCTGCATGCCGGACACCTCCAGGCCCATCACGTGGTGATTGACGCCGGGATCAATGTTCAGGCGGACGGCACCGTGGTGGGCGACGCCCAGGCGGGGCTGCCTGTGCGCGCCCAGACTCCGGTGCCCGGCGGCGTGGGTCCGCTGACCAGCGCC